GGAGCACGTCGGCTCCACCTCGGTGCCGGGCCTGGCCGCCAAGCCGATCATCGACATCCTCCTGGTGGTGCCCGACATCACGGCCGAGGAGGACTACCTCGACCAGCTGCTCGCTTCCGGCTACCAACTGCGGGCCCGGGAGCCGGGCCACCGACTGGTGCGGACCCCCGCACGGGACGTGCACGTGCACATCCTGGAGGTCGGGCATCCCGACATCGACGACTACCTCGTGCTGCGCGGCCGCCTGCGCGCGGATGACGCCGACCGAGCTCTCTACGAGCGGACGAAGCGGTCGCTGGCCGAGCGGGACTGGCCGGACATGAACGCCTATGCCGACGCCAAGACCCAGGTGATCACCGAGATCCTGTCCCGGGGACGCTAGCCAGCGATCACGACCAGGGAGACCACGTTCTCACCTTCGCGCAGCACCACGACCTGTGAGTCACTGAGCGGCCAGC
The window above is part of the Nocardioides campestrisoli genome. Proteins encoded here:
- a CDS encoding GrpB family protein encodes the protein MPDDQHRHPDVSEVELVGGVEKREIVLHPYDATWPATFDEHRARIREAVAEHVVRVEHVGSTSVPGLAAKPIIDILLVVPDITAEEDYLDQLLASGYQLRAREPGHRLVRTPARDVHVHILEVGHPDIDDYLVLRGRLRADDADRALYERTKRSLAERDWPDMNAYADAKTQVITEILSRGR